In the genome of Silurus meridionalis isolate SWU-2019-XX chromosome 17, ASM1480568v1, whole genome shotgun sequence, the window TTCATCTCTGATGACTTCCTGTTtacctttttcttcctcttcactTACTATAACTTCCTGTtcatccttcttttcttctttattacTGATGACTTCCTGTtcatccttcttttcttctttattacTGATGACTTCCTGTTCatccttcttttcctctttattaCTGATGACTTCCTGTtcatccttcttttcttctttattacTGATGACTTCCTGTTCatccttcttttcctctttattaCTGATGACTTCCTGTTCACTCTCTCTTATCTCCTTGTGCACACTCTCTGGTTCTTTACTCTTCTCCTCCGTTACTTGTACAtatctttcttcctcttctacACCCTCGTTCTTCCCATTCATATGTAACTCCTCTGTGTGGTTCTCCTGCTCCTTGTGCTGCACTTGGCTTGTCctgtcctcctcttcctcctcttcatcttcctcattCTCCTTGTTCTCGGTCGAGGATGGTTCGGAACTTGAGAGCAGCTGCAGGGTGACGTTCTGTGgaaataaacaggaagtgagcgCCAGACTTTTCCCTGGGGTTAGAACAGGTGTATCttcggagtgtgtgtgtgtgtgtgtattttaagtGAACCCATCACCTTGATGGTGTTGACCAGGACGCTGAGCACCACGCTTCCAGTGTACGTCTCATGGAGCTCGAACTCCCCACGTAAAGAGTGGAACACTCCATTCATCACACGCTTCacctgcttacacacacacacacacacacacacacacagggaacagtgaagatgctggatgtaCAATAGTTTctggtacagtgtgtgtgtgtgtgtgtgtgtgtgtgtgtgtgtgtgtcacctctCCCGTAGTGTCTGTTTGTTGTCTCTGCTCTGCCAGTCTCTTCTGTAGCTCTGAAACCTGAGTCTCCGCCTCCTGCCTCGCTGACTCCGCCCTCTTCTCCAATTCACAGCACTGCAACACATTCACTCGTTTATTCATCAGTTCATCACAAACTTACTTTCTTTTCAGCTCAGTTTCTGGGGTTTAAATGTTTCATGCCGGTTTCCTCCGTCTGACCTTCTTTTGCCAGGCCTGAAGCTCCTCCCCCTGGTCTTGTTGCTGTAGTAACCGttgctcctcctcttctctgGAATGCTTGAGAGCAGAGAACtgtgaggaagaggaaaagagagagggggagaggcaAAGGATTATGAAAAAGAGAcagggagatggagagagagagagagagagagagagagagagagagagagagagagagaggtctcTGTGTAACTGATGAAgggatgttttgtgtgtgtgtgtgtgtgtgtgtaccttgtcCTGGAGCTGTGTGAGTTTGAGCTGCAGTGTGTCTCTCTGTTCTGTGAGTTCAGTCACCTCTCTGGTCTGTTGTTCTTGTGCTGAAGCCAGAGCTCTCTCACACTTCGCCTGCCACTCCCGCTCCACATCTGCCTGCAGCTGTGCTAACtgcgcgtgcgcacacacacacacacacacacacacacacagagctcattTTACTGACACCATAATGTGTTTTACTGTGGAACTGAGgaactgtgtgtatgtttgtatgaaTCTTAAACAGACTCGAAGAAGATGAaggcaacaaacaaacacacacacacacacgcacacacacacacacacacacacactacctgcTCAGCAGCCGCCTGATCAGTGTTGGTACGAGCTTTCCGCAGTTGACTCCGGAGTTGGTCCATCTCCACCTGAGTGGCCTTCCTTACCTCCTCCAACTCCTCATCGCAGCGCTGCCTCTCCGCCTGCCActtcctctttctgtctgtcagagtctaaacacacacacacacacacacacacacacacacacacagtgagtaaAAAGGTTCTAGTAAAAATGTACAGCAGGTGCGAGTGTACATGAAGACATGCTTACCCTCTCCAGACTCTCCTTCTCGCTCTTCAGGTCCTGCAGCTCCTCGTCCAGGTTCCTCAGCTTCATCTCCACCTCCTTCCGCTTCTGCTTCTCAACTCTGTACTGCATCTGCGCCTGCTCGGCCGTCTCCTTTATCTCTAAAACGCACACACATTGAGCTCTGAACATCATGTGGAATTCCAACACTCGGTCGCGAGTTCTCAGCAGGAGGTAAACCGTTCCTCACCTTGCAGCTGGTTCTCTGTGGCAGCGAGCTGGACGCCGAGCTGCTGCCCCTCCTGCAGGGCGGCGCTCAGGCTGGACTCCAGGGCTGCTGCTTTCTGACGTTGTGCGGTAACCTCCAACTGCAGCTCCGATACCCGCGCTGTAGAGATGGCCAGCTCGTCCGTCAGCCTCACCTGCAAAcccgcaaacacacacacacacacacacgctttaacACCAACACATACAAACCAGAGAAAACGATGATAATGAGACCAAACTAAAGACGCGGTGACGAACAGCTGTGTGTCGGATGAAAAGAACTCGCCGCTGATGgaccaaaaaagaaataaaagaaaagaaaaaaaatagaagaaacgcattttttttttctttctaaaaagaAGCGAAAGCGAAACAGATGAGGGGGAAAATGGCAGGGATGAGGAAGCTCACCTGGTTCCTGCCCACATCCAGTGgcagtgcatgctgggaaaaGAAAGCAGTCACTACCACCAAACTGAccctcagccaatcagatcagatcagatgaATCGATCTGGTTCTATTTGAGCGTCTGGTATTAAAGAGTTACACTAAATAGTGTATATAGAGttagagtgtgtagtgtggctttgtgtgtgtgtgtgtgtgtgtgtgtatgcacctTTTCCTTTTCCGCTTGCAGAAATCGGGCCTGGTTCTGTTCACTTGAGTTCTTAAGAGTGTCGTTCCGCTGCTCCATCAGCATATTACTCTGCTCcatgcacctacacacacacacacacacacacacacacacacacacacacacacacacacaatgtcccggttataaatattaattccaGAATATTTCGAATTCATAATGAAATACAAATTGGAAAATAAAGTGATGTCAAAAAGAACAAAGGAACCTCTGGTTCTGGTTGATGAGTTCTCCGATCTTGCGGTTCTGCTCTTCAATGCGTGAGCTCTTCTCGAAAACCTCTTTCTTCAGGCAATCGTTTTCctaaacaggaaaaaagaaacatgcacacCGTGTAACAAAATTAAAGGTCGGCTGATTCGTCTGTTTTTCTAAATGATTAACACCGATAGTTAATTGCTGGAACTACTGTCAAAAATACatgctgatagtttttccgggttgcattatacagtacgagagtggcctctagaggcgaatcactgacgacACACACTGTTCATTTGAAGGggctttttttaaaatgttttttatttatttggagtgttaaaTTTTGCTTCagtttattgacatttttattaaaatcgtatgtattcatattttgcacattttcatgattaattgctgtattttttttataataaaacctgGATGATGCGCTGGATGGTGCTCATGATCATCGCGGTATCCATGGAGACAGTGGACAATCCCAGAGAGAGCCCACCCTGCTTGTGTAGCTCCTCTACCTGATAGGATGAAAAAAggtgtcaaagaaaaaaaaacatgtatccGGAGTGTCACTACAGCATAGAGCAACCAATCATATTACAATATGCAAATGAGGACACAAGTATAAGAAAGTGGAGGGACTATGAGAATGTCtgtaatttgcatattcattgaCGAATATTTGAACAACGAAAAATATGATTGTGTGCATTTCTTTGGTGTTATGGAATTTCTAACCTTGGCGGCTAACTGGTCCACTTTATCGCCCACTTTGCCGACAGCTAATCGGATCTCGGTGTTGTGCTGCCGGGCTTCCGTCATCAAAAAGGATGTGACatcaccacttcctgtttttggtGGACATTCCACATTAttacccctgtgtgtgtgtgtgtgtgtgtgtgtgtgtgtgtgtgtgtgtgtgtgtgtgtgagatggttaCCCTGGTACGGCACGGTCTGTGAGTAAATCTGTCCCACTGGTTGTAAGTGCGAGGGAGTTGTAGTGGACTGGTTGTAAGAGTAcggctaaaaaaaacacacacacaaacacacacacacacacacacacacacacacacacacacacacacacacacacacacacacacacacacacacacacacacagcactattatagaaggagtctccaatgtaCATCCTAAAAAGCCAGAGCTATTTAGCAAAAGGAAAACAAGTGCATATAGCTGCTATAACCTAAGTGATACCAGGAATGTTAAATGTAACCAAAAGCAGATAAAACGTAAGACATAAAATTGTACTcacataaaaaatgtgtttgtgtgtgtgtgtgagtgtgtgtgtgtgtgtgtgtgtgtgtgtgtgtgtgtgtgtgcgtaatcCAATGTACTCCTCACCTGGAAGCCATGACCTGCGACGTGCATGACAGGCTGGGGACTGgctgttgccatagaaacaGGCATAAAGCCGGCTGCTGGAGAAGACAGAGGATATGAGGAGACATGGTTCATGAAACACTCCGCTACATAGCTAAGGGAAGTGCTACTGAAGCAGGAAcgtgaggaagtgtgtgtgagatgtgtgtttACCCTGTAGCGAGGCTGAAGGTCCAGTGGTGAGGTGGACAGGCTGAGGCGAGGGTGCAGGAGGACGCTCTTTCAATCGGGACACACTCGGGTCCTATGGGACACGTCACAGCGGCAGTTTATAATGCAGATTAGAAAATGAATAAAgttcagttttctttttataaacgTTCATACTTCCAGTTCGGAGTCGCTGGACTCGGCTTGTGAAGGAGATGATGCTGGGCCGGCGAGGAAGGGAAGCATGGGCTGACCCATTCTGGCCATGCGGGAGATGAGCTTGGCTTTGGTCGCGTCTGGattctgaggagaaaaaaaaaacatatgttctCGTCCAACTTTGACGCTAAGGTTGCAAAATTCTGGGAATTTTCAatactggaaactttccattggAATTCAAtccatcaatcacatgcacacagcacactagACCACGCCCCCTACTGTGCATTCTAGAATACTGCACACAAAATTATGTCGAAATATCAATAATCTTGgtttaaaagttgttttttgaAACAAttgaaacaaagtaaaaaatttcatctgtattagtttgaatgcatgtcagtgtatgaccaaacaaaatgtttatatttatgtttgtatatgaaacagtttatataaatttcctCAAATTTCTAATAGATTCCCATAGAATTTCAGAAATTCATGGTCAACTTCCaaaatgatgaaatgatgaaTGTTGAAGTTCTCATAGAAGGTTTCCAGGAAATTTTCCAGAAATGTATAATTGAAAATTTCCTCCAATCTGAATTTGAAATGCAAACATATCCAGATTCCAAGATCTGTGTGAAAAGAACGTGAAAATCCAGATTTGGAAGAGAGTGAAAGCCGTTGGTAAATTCGAGACTCAAATATAAACAATCTATACGGATTCGTGGATTCAGTTTTGGAAAGCAGCTCCGAAAGATCAGCGAAAAAAGGTTCGTTCGACGTAAAACCCAAAGCTACTCACGGTTTCCGACACTGGAATGTCAGTTATCTGGAACCAAAATCCAAAGACATACGAAAATTGGCAATTcttatattttacaattaaatcagATATTTATAATCGGAAATTGAATTCAGATTCCGATTCAGATACTCTAATCTAATATTTCATCAGATTTTGCTCTCCAGAAGATTATTAGGCTTCATGTAGAATAATGGAACTGAAACTGGACCTGGTCTCGAACAGCGTATTAGCATCATTTACCATCAGCCAAATATTAGCAGAAAGTGTAAACTAGTGTCTGAAAGTGAAGAATGAGGAGGAAACTCACTGCCAGCTGTTCACTCAATGAGTTGGATTTAGCTCTCAATGGTGGTTCACtgaaaaatcaaaaacattaacaaacaattattatacatttatagcatCTTATATGAGACATAAAGCACCGATTTCTCGATTTGGACCGGAACCTCTGCAGCCCCGTGCTGCTCGTACCCCGTTCTGCTGGCTGCTGAGGTTGGATCGGGCCCCAGACTCTCCAAGCTGGGGGCAGGGGAGGGAGCAGTGGTGTCCCTGGAGCTCAGGGGGGTCTTCTCGGGTCCGGCTTCTTTAACAAACTTCACCtgaacaatcacacacacacacacacacacacaatgatattTCAATCATTTCCTTCCTAATATTGAAAGCATACACTAAGTTTTATCGTCTCTCACCCTGCGAATTTCAGCCTCAAACACCAAAGTGCTGTCTGCAGGGACTCGCCCCGGGACGCCCTGCGATCCGTACGCCAGAGCCGGAGGAATCACGAGGAGACGCCGTCCTCCTTTACGCATGTTCAGCATGCCCTCCTCCCAGCCCTGAGAGAGAACTTGCAATTAACATGCAGCCGAACCCTCATCCTAGCTGATGGATTCTCCGGTTCCTGCTCACCTTAATGACTTTTCCAGCACCGAGCTTCAGTCTCAGAAACTTGTCCTTATTTAGATTAGAGTCAAACATctggagacagaaataaaacatgtacataAGCGAACAGACGCTGTTTGCTTAACAAGATGAATCGGATCTTGTCGCATTAGAGATTAGAGGACAACACGGGACTGTAAAACGTTTAGCCGTTATATTTGTGCGCAACAATATCACTTTTGCCAAAAAGTGGGAGGTGTTATGGGAGTTCCCAAATTTGCATATCAATGCATATTCATGTAACCTGTTAATTTTCATACATTAAACCACTTTGGGATCCTACCTGGCCGATGGTGTGGTTCTGCAGCAGCCAGCCGCTGTAAGCTACCTCCAGAGAATCTCCGTTGTCCACACCCTGACCCTCCCCAAGAACCAGGTCCTGAATCATCGGCATGTCCAGAGGAGAAGAGCAGTTCGCTTTAGCCAGACACACCTGAAATAACGCACATGAGAAACGTCTAATTTACaaagcttctccaccttcttcaaCGCAGATGCCCGGCacggatgtttggatttctcAACCAAAACTTGACACCAAAAGTCTCCAAAGTTCATCATCGTCGTctatatttacaaatgtaacTTCAAAGGAGGCGGCGCTCAGGGTGGGGTggaaaaatatcattaaatattatattaatgaaatgtttaaaagtatttGGAGTGAGACACTTTTCTTAGCGaccttgtaaataaaatgtaaaagatatATACATTACGATACCAAACATCTGGTCCATCTGCTATGTCAAAAACTACACAAGAAGCCTCCAGCAGAGGGCACTGTGCatcatataaaacaaacaaacaaacaaacaaacaaaggaaacACCCAAGCGCACCTCTTTGCAGAAATCTGTGGCTGCTTTCTCCGACTCGAACATGAGAGACCAGTTCTGCCGCTGATCATCATAAAAGGTGCAGTAGTTACTTGGCTGGACCTGAAATGGGAAACCAGAGCGGATGAGAAGGCAGGAACACTGTGGGGGGGATTTAAAGTTATCAGAAGGGTAAAGTAGAGAAAACCCACAGTGAAGGAGAAAGCCGGGTGAATCCTGGCCGCAGTCACTGGTTTCTGCTGGCTGGCGTACAAGAGGAGTTTATACTGCAGAAGAGACAGAGACGGGAAGAGGGAcgaatattaattacagtctcatccttaaaaaaaaatccaattagaGACAAGAAAcgtgcaaaaatatttaaaaaaatggcagaAGATTGTGCAGCGACATGCCATCCCATCCGGTTTGCCCTCAGTGggactgttttttgttttccaaaagGACAAcgaccacaaacacaccttgCTACAATCACCCAGTCTAAAtcgaaggaaaagcagccaacaagcactcaacacctctgatAACTCTACAGTATATGCTGAATATTCAGCGTATAATCGGCGCTGCTTGAGGTTGACTGAGAGAACGCCGAGCGTGTGCAAAGCTgacatcaaagcaaaaggtggcgactttgaagttttaaacatatcaATGGGTAAATGGGTTTCGAAAACACGACTTTGATTTACATAATTCCAGACGTGTTCTTTCTTCAGTAttcatacaaattaaaatatattaaaaaaataaaacgaaaaaacactgaaggagatGGAATgcccaaacttttgactggtaccgtgtatatatagtatctcccaaaagtaagtgcacccctcacattttagcaaccattttagtatcttctgatggacaatactatagaaatcgaacttggatatattttagaggagtTAATGTGCAAGCAGCTCCTTGATGTCCTTGATGACCCGATGGTTGggaacatctgctttacaccCACCTCCTTGTTGGTGTGGTTTCCTAACACCGCAGCTCCCAGCTTGCCTTGCTTCACGTACTGTCCGTTAACACTGAAACGACAAGCATCAGGGTTTACACCGACACTCCCACACGCTATTCTTTCTCTAAATCTGACAAAATATTAACGGTCTCATGCTGTTATGAAAAGTGAAAGTGTAATTCTAATcgattatataaataatttaaaatattgatatattaataaaatagatTCATATTTACATGGATCAATTAAGATTTGCATAAATAAGACtgatttacatataaataagaTTAATTGGgattttgtgatttattttataatgcaaATAGATATAAAGTGCATAAAACTGAGGCTTTGGTGCTacgctgatgatgatgatgaggatgatgatgaaaatcaaCACTCACTATCTGTACGCGTGTACGGCCGTGGCGAAAAGCACCGCAGGTGAACCGGGTGGAGGAGCGGCTTTCTGAGAAGGTGGACCtgtaacacatacacaccagatCTAAATGACTCGTTTTTTAGACGAGTCGACTCTTTCAACCAGCATTTGGTTTCATTCGTTCGTCACGAGTCGATTCGTTTCAAAAAGAgccatttttcttcttccacaGAAACAtcttaattttatgtttttgagcTGCTGACTCACTGAATCACGAGGAACGATCACAGCCACACGGTGGGTTTAAGAAAGccaaaagaaaatgaatcatTTGGGGGTCACGAGAGTCGACATTTGCTGGTGAACTAAATGATTTGCATCAGTGAAAAGTGACAAACTTCCCACTCAGGACAAACGGCTGTGATTTCCCTCAGacatttctctctgtctcatttgtGCCTCTTTTTTCACGCtagtgaaatatttttatattttaatctaAACTCTTTTTAACTCTTTTTATCGTTCCATCCTTCCAGCAGATCAGAAGTAATCTGGTTGCTAGCGCTCAGCTCACAAGCCTCTCTCTCTCGAAGAATAAACACTAATGAATAAACCTGGACTACAAACACTACAGCACTCTTAAAGAAGGTCTTAACATCGCTGCTCTATTGAAAGTGTTTGGACATACTGTAGCACTGTATGTTATACCGGTTGCTCCAAAGCAGACAGGAAATCCCTTCAGATGATTATCAACACCTCCCTGAGCCATGAGAGAGCTGAACACCAACAAACACCAAGAATGGTCGAGTCTATATGCACTACGCACACGTGTTTAGGGCTGAAACATTTCCTCGAAGTAACTCGAGtaagttgaataaaaaatgtttcgTTTAGTCCATTAAACTTTACactgagcactgtgtttccacacggaccattattactgacgcgcCGCCTGCTATACTCCGGAGCGTGCTGGACAGGTAagacagaagacgctgcagattgaaaaaaatggaggaatgggAAAGGGTGAGAAGATGATTCAGGCAAAGAACACAACAGAGTTTCCAAaaagtttgggataatttctttgcattttgattaaatatggcaatttaattcattaaatagtgtttagttttcacagatatgcAAATTTTGCAATAGAAATTTTCATTTTTCCAAATAGGAAACAAATTGCTTTAATTTGAagagaaatgtattattttcttgtgtatatttagtgttgccctttaataaagaaaaaacacttctTACTCGATTACTCGATTACTCGATGGAATAACGTAGAAaacttgattactaaaataatcgatagcagcagccctacTTACGTTTATACACTTCTGcctcgtatttatttattcccacTTACAATCTGTATAAAAACTAATTGATTAAATGTGCAATACCTTCATAataaaaattgacattttttttttattctttattatattttaaggcACCATAAGGACTGACATTTCATTTCGTTGTACCCTGtgcaattacaataaataatctatctatctatctatctatctgtctgtctgtctgtctgtctgtaatcctgcagaacagtgtttttttttttttttaagtttttcccCATTGaagtttttttgtaaagatGAGACATTACCTGAGCTCTTACGAGGCTGTTTGGGGGCCGTGTACTGGAACGACTCATTGGCCTGTCCAGCCGTCTGGTCCAAGCTGAACAGAGAGGCTAATTTCGCCctgtgatcacacacacacacacacacacacagacacacagacacacagacacacagagagagagagagaaaaaatttaACTAGCTTTAGACCTAGACCTAAAGCATTCTcaacaattatttcattatgccatggtttaattattattattattattattattattattatttaacaatttcAAGAAAACGTGCCAGCGATTTCTACAACCTACACAAATCTGGATCTAcactttaaataattatttcggTTATTTTTTGCAATGATTGAAAAGTAAAACGCTGGTTCAAacaattcattaataataatattaatattaataataataataataataataaagcctCACTATTCAAAACTAAATTCAATGCAGAACATTCAGCAATCAGACAGACAGTTTTCTTATAATGGtcagattattatttaatattaaaataattttacccAGAACAATTAGACTGATagatacaataataaaaaataataaataaataaaaatgaagaaaaaaaaaaaaggcatttcacGAAGGGGTGTTTCGAGTGACCTGAGGTCACGTGACAGATCATGTGCACAGTTAATACACATGAAATGCAGGGATTAAaagattaattatatataaaacgaACAAATCAAGTTATATATTTTCAAGAAAACTGACAGTTTAAACCGGATATCAACAGGAAGTAACTTTCAATCGATTTATCCGACAGCTTTTAGTGTCCGGGTTTATGAAAGTGCTAGCAGAACTAgccatagaaaaaaaattacactattcataattaaaaaatacacaatcctTCAATGTTTAAACATCTCTCAATCATCTGAAATTAGTTTCGATTTGTGGAGGTAAAGTGTCTCTTACCCTCCTGTAGGAGACGTGAAATCTCCgtcttcatcatcagcagcGAACATGTCTCCGGTCTGCGTCCCCAGATAACcgtcacatacacattaaatCAGAAAACACCTTAAAATCACGTCATTAAGAAGTAAATAAAGCGACCAGAATCAACACTGGATCAGAACCAAGGAAGCTTAACTTCCTTTCGAACTTCCGGTTTCCACTGATCAGCTGACCTTCCACCTGATGCCGAGACACACTTTAGAGTGCGCGTATATTCTGAGGTTTACTGTAATCACCCCCGGGAGCCGCGTTGTCTggttttatatacaaaatatatacatatataataaaccaACTAATTATTTATAACAAATGCACATATAAACAAGCAGGGATGGTACTCAAAAATATTGCAgcatataatattacatttggGAGCTACACAATTCAGGCACAatagcacaaaaaaataatccttataaataattatggagtaaaaagaaaacactatcGAAATCAACACTGTTTTATTAAGATTTCATgtctaattaaaacaaataaaccgtctctaagaaaaaaatacaacaaaacacaataaaggaAATCACTACTATTACTGCTATTAATGATTATTGATTACCGTAAAGCCATAACTACACGCGCACACGGACACGCAGACATTAGAGCTGAAGCTGTGTGCACGCGGGACTCCTTCATGAGGT includes:
- the fkbp15b gene encoding FK506-binding protein 15 isoform X5 translates to MFAADDEDGDFTSPTGGAKLASLFSLDQTAGQANESFQYTAPKQPRKSSGPPSQKAAPPPGSPAVLFATAVHAYRYVNGQYVKQGKLGAAVLGNHTNKEYKLLLYASQQKPVTAARIHPAFSFTVQPSNYCTFYDDQRQNWSLMFESEKAATDFCKEVCLAKANCSSPLDMPMIQDLVLGEGQGVDNGDSLEVAYSGWLLQNHTIGQMFDSNLNKDKFLRLKLGAGKVIKGWEEGMLNMRKGGRRLLVIPPALAYGSQGVPGRVPADSTLVFEAEIRRVKFVKEAGPEKTPLSSRDTTAPSPAPSLESLGPDPTSAASRTGEPPLRAKSNSLSEQLAITDIPVSETNPDATKAKLISRMARMGQPMLPFLAGPASSPSQAESSDSELEDPSVSRLKERPPAPSPQPVHLTTGPSASLQAAGFMPVSMATASPQPVMHVAGHGFQPYSYNQSTTTPSHLQPVGQIYSQTVPYQGSGDVTSFLMTEARQHNTEIRLAVGKVGDKVDQLAAKVEELHKQGGLSLGLSTVSMDTAMIMSTIQRIIQENDCLKKEVFEKSSRIEEQNRKIGELINQNQRCMEQSNMLMEQRNDTLKNSSEQNQARFLQAEKEKVRLTDELAISTARVSELQLEVTAQRQKAAALESSLSAALQEGQQLGVQLAATENQLQEIKETAEQAQMQYRVEKQKRKEVEMKLRNLDEELQDLKSEKESLERTLTDRKRKWQAERQRCDEELEEVRKATQVEMDQLRSQLRKARTNTDQAAAEQLAQLQADVEREWQAKCERALASAQEQQTREVTELTEQRDTLQLKLTQLQDKFSALKHSREEEEQRLLQQQDQGEELQAWQKKCCELEKRAESARQEAETQVSELQKRLAEQRQQTDTTGEQVKRVMNGVFHSLRGEFELHETYTGSVVLSVLVNTIKNVTLQLLSSSEPSSTENKENEEDEEEEEEDRTSQVQHKEQENHTEELHMNGKNEGVEEEERYVQVTEEKSKEPESVHKEIRESEQEVISNKEEKKDEQEVISNKEEKKDEQEVISNKEEKKDEQEVISNKEEKKDEQEVIVSEEEEKGKQEVIRDEEEVKFDQEAEGAQEEVNETGKEFDLLIEAGELVHSEPTTENDVIPKEDVTCVGRLGDVAPEEEAVTKSESTLGLSDETEPGETVHTGPPKNPPPPPNPTEENGTETASRPSSPSEHADSEEPFFQSPAPTKPPPLPTGEEDDEEEEEELSLKGRPPPAPLFGDDSDDDDLDWLN